The stretch of DNA CGCCGGCTCCCCATGCCGTGCGCCGgcaacggccgcgccgcggCATCCTTGTTGCCGGCGTAATCAAGGTAAGGCGGGAGGGAGCCGTTCCGGCTCCCGGCCACCGCGTCGTCGAAGGTGACCGCCTTGCCGCCGCCATTTCCCGATCGCCCCATCTCCATGGCGTGCAACCAACACGACGCACCCAGTACAAagtatcaagaaaaagaaaaatggtgtgCGTCGTTGCAGAAGGGGATGATATGAATAGGCGCACTTATATAGGCACCACCACACCACACATcaccaaaatgaaaaaaagcaaTAAAAAACAATATCGACACATATATTTCAGCAACAGTTCTTGTACGAAAACTACTCCTATATATGACAACTCAACAGACAAACTTAATTGCTAATTTGTCTGCACGAAGCAACTCTGACGGCAGCAGTGGGGGAGATTAGGAGCTAGGCTTTGCAGTTGCAGACAGTTCTGCTGGAGCGCTGATGGCCAAGCGTTTCTTCTCGCAACGTTTTGATCCAATGCTTATGAGCTCTGCAAATCTGAAACCGAGAGGGTAGTTGCCGCCTtgacatccatccatccatccatcggcaTAGGAGCTTGATGCAGCCCTGACACCGGCGCTAACAACTAAAACTTGAAACTGTTCTGCAGCCACGGGCGGGCCCAGGAATTAGGAggtgggtattcaaaatttcaaaaggtgtaaatttttttgattattcaaaatttataaattacaataataatttttaaaataaagatcAAATTTATCACTAGTCAACTCAGCTTGATTTCGCTCAAACTGCTTCTGTTTTCTCGCCCATGCTCCACAAGGCACGGACTGCTGGAGTGTCAGAGCTTTGGAGGGCCTGCCATCATGGCGAAGTGGCAACACCTTGCCTTGGCCGTGCGCACCATGCCGTGCACGGTCGAGCCCTGCGCCCCTGCCTAGCTGAGGTGCTGGCCTGGCCGCTACTCGCATCTTGTGGCCCGCTTGGTTACCAAGCCCATGACGACGTCTATCTGCCCGGCCGCGGAGCCCCTACCCTTGTCCGTCCTCGCGGTCGACGAGCCCCTCCATTTGTTTGTCCATCTGGCTTCGTCGTGCCCTCATTGCCGGGATTGCTGATTCGAGGAGCTAGGGTTGCGGTCTTGCAGCTGGGGATTGAAAATCGAGGGACCGACTGGACGCATGAGCGTTTGGCCTGCCTATCACGCTGGCTCACTAGCTACCTGACCACTAATGGACTTGTGGACCGTCGGGTAGGGAGGGGTAAAACGTGGGCTGCTAGGATTTTTCAGCACGAAACAGAAACTAGAAATTTGAAAACCTATTATGTCATGTAATATTTGCATTTTTTGCATCATATGTATATGATACActgtatataaaaaaaatttaccagAAATAATGGGTATTCGTCTGAATACCCTTGCTACAACTTGGGCCCGCCCCCTGCAGCGCGACTCCGACGGCGACCAGCGAGGGCGACAGGGAGACGCCATTGCCGACCGCCGGGGAAAAACCAAAAGGGAAACTGTGGCCGTTTCCAGGCCATCTGGGCATGGGACACCAAGGAAATTTGAACAACAGTGACGCTTTTCGTCTCCAGGGAGAACTTGGGATGACAAGGGTCCTTATCTCCGGACGCTAATTTTCCGGGGAAATTATGCGGTTTTACGAGCAAGAATTTCCGGAGAGGCGAGGAGAAGACAGGGAAGCACAGGGTACTATCTGGAAGAGTGAGATCAAGGCTGTCTGATGTTTCATGCAACAGTTCAGCTCAGCTGTAGGCGTCTACCATGGAACAGTCAGTCCATCGCTCTGCTCCACAAGAACCTGCACTCTTACTGTTCAAAACCTGCTGTCATCGCTGACGATATCCATCCTGTGCTTTGAGCAGCGGCATCATGCATAAAATTTTATTCTGCAGATATTGTATCCTGAGGACTCCAGTTCAGATCATGGTATGGCAGGAGACACTGGAAACCTGTGTCTGGTAGAGTACTGTCTGCCCGTTCCCGCTGCATCCAAATTTCAGAGTCTGCAGCTCTGAGCCAAACCTTAAATAGGGAGTTTTGGAGCGTCTTGGATGAAATAAACGGATGATCAAACGGTTCACGGGTGAACAAACAGAATCTTGACCACGGGATGTGCGGCATTTGCCGTTTGGTCTCGTACGTAGGCTTGGAGTTTCAATCTGTTCCCCTTTTTCTCTTGACCTGTATCTTAAAGATTGTTACATGTAGTTGGTAGGTAGTTTGGTCCCAATGAGACCATCTGCATCTTCAACTTCTGATCATTTGGTTTGCAATTCTTTCAGTTTGAGGCCTCCTTTGGAGCACAAGATTTTTTGAAAGGGAATTGTACAGTACTTTCACATGAATCAGTTGATTCCTTGCATCATTTCAGGAAAACTAATCCTGTGTAAGCCTTAGTTTTCTTTCCCCCAACTACCAAGTACCAAATGAGATTTCATCTAAAAGAAAAGGGAGGGAAAATGGAAATAGCCACAGCTTCAGCGTCACTGTCAGCATTAATAAGGGTTTAACCGTACTAGATGTGGCCCTAGAAGCAAAGCAGCGATTTCCAAACAACTTGTGATACATGATAGAAACAATCAACAATACGAAATGCACACGGAGACAGAAATATATTAAATAATAAATTCAAAGATATCTCCGAGGATGTTTTTCATGCAAATAGTTGAGGCAACTAGGGGATATACGTATGAACTTATGGACCACAACACGTCTCATTTATCTTAGCCATACGTATGGACCCTGCGTCCTATGTTATCATGATAAGAGTTTGTCAACATGCTCCAGAAAATTTAAATTGCAGTTCAATGATTGTGAAGTCCAATCATTTACAGGTCTTATTGAGTTGTATGTACCAATCAATTCAActcaaaagcttaagctgatgggaaGATGTATTCAAAGATggacaattcacttatattccaacactccccctcatgTGGAGGCTCTCTCAGTCTTCAGACGTGGAATAGGAGCGAGcaacaattattttatttaattgcgctaaccaaaattcaaactcaagacCTTTAGCTTTGATACCATATTAAGTTGCATGTACCAACCAATTTAAACCAAAAGCTTAAGCTCATGAGGAGAGGTgaacaattcacttatattcaggggcggatgcacaccccgggccacccgggccatggcccggggttcggcctaattttttttcattttgcagtAGCTTCTACTTCTGGActtggatcaattgctgaagaaggacttggatcaattgctgaagaagaataaatatattactTCGCGATGACGCTTTTTGTATGTTATCTATCTTTCCGTTTATattttcatgtatcttttgaactgtgagtttgtggacgtctatacttaaaactcggcccggggttcgactcaatcctggttccgccactgCTTATATTCCAACAGATATGACTAGCAAGCATGCCTTATCCTTGCTTATACATCGAACCTGATATTTGGCATCCTGGATCTGTAGGAGAACAATATTTGAAACGTCCCATTGTCCTTGGTCGTAGTTCAACTCATGAACATTGCAAATTTGCAAGACAGAAGAATTTGTTagcatcaaaacaaaaacaaaccttAAATACACTTGATACAACACATACTGGCATCAGCTACGACACGTGGATTCCAGCAGTTCCCAATGCAGGCTGCATCCTGCCCTGGTCGGACCCAACATTTAACATGGCCCCAATCAATCAATTCCCAATCAGTTTCAGCGAAAACTACTGGAGGCCTAGTTAATGCATATTCGTGTTCTGAAGTGATGGTGTGAAAAACTTAGCAACTCGAAaccatggctgtgtttagattcaTAAAATTGTAGTAAAAATAATCAGATCGGATACTATAGCACACTGTAacacttttttatttgtttgtggtaattgttgtcctaccataacctaactaggctcaaaagattcgtctcgtcgtatacatcaaaactatacaattagtttttttttatttacatacatttaatgctccatacatgagGTAAGAGATttaatgtgataggtgaatagtgaagtttggagtgagaaattttggaactaaacacagcccatgtAAAAGACTGCCAGTAAGCGCAAAATTTTTGACATACATTCGTCACTTTAGAAGCCACATCACGTAGCTTTTGGAGTTGCAACAAAAGTATCAGTAGctcaataataaaaattataacTTTAGTATCTATAAACATCTTAAAGAAAGCTCAACATTCTCTTAACCTCGAAGGAAAAAATTTTCCTCAAATGCCCAAGCTAGTTTGCATCTATCAACACTACAGTGTCAGTTCACAGCTTAATCGAATCATTGAATTAAACAAAGGTTGTTTGGCAGCTAGAGCATACATTGCATTCTACATGTACGCTTTTGTGTTCTGCTCTACATAAATGTAATTGTGTCTAGCTAAAACTTGCAAATTCGAATCTAACAGTTATTATTAGCATAAGTCGTGACTCCATATTTTCAGTGTTAAAACAAATTTGGGGAGTAAACAAGTATTAGATTAGGATCAATTATTTCACAATGAACAAAATTGACCCAAAATTTATCCCCTCTTGTACCAGTAAAATGTACCGCAGTACATAAATAACACAGGCTAACAATGAGGACAACTGGAGTCTTCTAAACATCGTAATGTTCTAAGAATCAGAGCGATCAATTAGGTGATGTGCCTTTGAATCAAAATAGAATTAATATATAGTTATCGAGATTTTATTCACCACAACCTGTGTATGTATGCCTATTGAAAACATTTGTTTTCTGCTCGAAGCAATGAACCAAGCAATCTTCATCTAAATGGAACATAAATTCATTATGAACGAAAATCGAGATTTATTAGTCAGAAAAAACATTCACAGTAGTACACTGCTTTAAACAAAAAATAAGTAGAACATCTGGATTAGCAATAAAGCAAACATTCAATGGTGTTTTGTTTAGAATCATATTGTGCTTCCCCTGCTCATCTCCCTCTGGCCCTGAAACAATTAACATAGGTCTTAATCCTCTGCCAAACGGAGTTTGCCAGAACAATGCTCTGATTCACGTTATATTTGTCAAACCTGGCGAGGTGACGATCTCTTTGAGATTGACCAGTTGATCACgttctggtggtgcagcttcTTGAGGATTTTAAACTCCTGGATGCCTGTGATAGGGAACTGGCCCTGAATTCAAAACAAATGAGATCCGTGAACCAGTACGTATTTTAAAATGCAAGCAAGGGAATACTCACGCCCTCTCGCTCGTTGTCCATGCGAATCTTCTTGACTGCCACATTTCCTTCCTCTCGGTCTCCTTCGCCAAGAATACTTGCCTGGCACCAGTCACAACAAAAAGCGAATCAGTGGGGGCGCCTAGCTGGGCTGATGTGCAGGCAGCGTGCTTGCGTGATTGGGGAAATCGGGGGAGTTTCAAGAGATGCGTACCGGTAGGTGCCCTCCCCGATCTGCTCGAGCTTCTCGAAGCAGTCGACGCTGCGGCATCGGGCACGACGGGAACGCCGATTTCCACCGGGTTGTCATCCTGACGCGGGTGCAGATCCGTGCAGCGGGGACGGTTCGGGCAGCGAGGAAGGCGCGCGGCAGGCGAGTATGCATGGTCCGGCGGTGGGGAACAGTGAGGTCAGCCCATGACGGCTGCATTGAGGCGCCGGACGGGCGGTGGGGCACGGCGACGACGACCCCTTTCGCGAAGTGGAGGTCCTCTCGGATGGATGTGTCAGACGAGGGGCGTGCGCCGCGAACTCGCAGATCCAGGAGCCCCTTCCCCTGGATAGAGATTGACTGCGGCAGGGACggcacttcgaggaggagtagTAGTGCGGCGTCgggggaggcagcggcgcgatGGGAAAGGAGGGGTGCGGCGACGGGGAGGCAGGGGCGCGTGGGCGGAGGAgtgaggcggcagcggcggcaggaggtggaggaggaggaggagcgcggcgtctggggaggcagcggcgcgatGGGAAGAGTGGCGCGGCGCTTTGGGGTGGAGCGAGAGGGAGGGCGGCGGATCGGAGCGAGGGGCAGTGCATCGAACGGAGGGGGCGTGTGGATCGGAGCGAGGGGTGCGGGTGAGACGAAGGTGGGAGGGCGACCTACGACCGGGGTTAAATTTTCCGACCGTCG from Panicum virgatum strain AP13 chromosome 9K, P.virgatum_v5, whole genome shotgun sequence encodes:
- the LOC120647912 gene encoding cyclin-dependent kinase 12-like: MAKRGDPGPLSHMSKLVRCLDEDVESSRGRRSENLTPVVGRPPTFVSPAPLAPIHTPPPFDALPLAPIRRPPSRSTPKRRATLPIAPLPPQTPRSSSSSTSCRRCRLTPPPTRPCLPVAAPLLSHRAAASPDAALLLLLEVPSLPQSISIQGKGLLDLRVRGARPSSDTSIREDLHFAKGVVVAVPHRPSGASMQPSWADLTVPHRRTMHTRLPRAFLAARTVPAARICTRVRMTTRWKSAFPSCPMPQRRLLREARADRGGHLPASILGEGDREEGNVAVKKIRMDNEREGGQFPITGIQEFKILKKLHHQNVINWSISKRSSPRQGQREMSRGSTI